From the genome of Phoenix dactylifera cultivar Barhee BC4 unplaced genomic scaffold, palm_55x_up_171113_PBpolish2nd_filt_p 000591F, whole genome shotgun sequence, one region includes:
- the LOC103713465 gene encoding short-chain dehydrogenase reductase 4-like, translating into MSRPRLEGKVAIITGGASGIGEATARLFASEGALVIIADIQDELGRAVAASIGLDRCAYRHCDVRDEKQLEAAVDFAVRTHGRLDVLFSNAGKVGPVGPILEASLEVWDDVMAVNARGAAAAVKHAARAMVARGTRGSIVCTASVAASRGGAGVAAYVASKHAVLGLVRAAAVELGEHGIRVNCVSPSAVATPLACEHLGGSPSKVEEYGEALSRLKGVVLKTSHIAEAALFLASDESEFITGHDLVVDGGRTVVGQNTRTFLKK; encoded by the exons ATGTCACGGCCAAG GTTGGAAGGCAAGGTGGCCATCATCACCGGAGGGGCCAGCGGCATCGGCGAGGCCACCGCGAGGCTCTTCGCCTCCGAGGGCGCCCTCGTCATCATCGCCGATATCCAGGACGAGCTCGGCCGCGCCGTCGCCGCCTCCATCGGCCTCGACCGCTGCGCCTACCGCCACTGCGACGTCCGCGACGAGAAGCAGCTGGAGGCGGCGGTGGACTTCGCCGTCCGGACCCACGGCCGGCTGGACGTCCTCTTCAGCAACGCGGGGAAGGTAGGCCCCGTGGGACCCATCCTGGAGGCGAGCCTGGAGGTGTGGGACGACGTCATGGCCGTCAACGCGCGGGGAGCGGCTGCGGCCGTCAAGCACGCGGCGCGCGCGATGGTGGCGCGCGGGACGCGGGGGTCCATCGTCTGCACCGCGAGCGTGGCGGCGAGCCGTGGGGGAGCCGGGGTGGCGGCCTACGTGGCGTCGAAGCACGCCGTGCTGGGGCTGGTGCGCGCGGCCGCGGTGGAGCTCGGGGAGCACGGCATCCGGGTGAACTGCGTGTCCCCCTCGGCCGTGGCCACGCCCCTCGCGTGCGAGCACCTCGGTGGGAGCCCGAGCAAGGTGGAGGAGTACGGCGAGGCCCTGTCCAGGCTGAAGGGGGTGGTGCTCAAGACGAGCCACATCGCGGAGGCCGCGCTGTTCCTGGCGTCGGATGAGTCGGAATTCATCACCGGGCACGATTTGGTGGTGGACGGAGGGCGGACAGTCGTCGGTCAGAACACGCGCACCTTCCTCAAGAAATAG
- the LOC103713464 gene encoding pentatricopeptide repeat-containing protein At1g73400, mitochondrial-like has translation MCRHTFVSVLGRSLNFRRNLGASPNSSIGISSARNFLAFCLLNLSPRIVSSSLHTKSGLEEPSAGLDASGDADAAGEHLAAVPEKVYAAIMSCSGADQLLESILDSLGIQPTTELVNDVIRRLRYEEKLAFRFFTWAGHQEGYNHEPPVYDDMIDILSSTKYKARQFGVVCDILDCMKRRNKNTVPIDALLAILRTYTDKHLTHLRKFAKKKRIRQKTPPEVDAFNLLLDSLCKCSLVREAELMFHRVKNKVVPNAETFDILFYGWCRMRDPKKAMKVLEEMMQMGHAPENFTYNAAIESFCGAGMVSEARELFEFMRTKGSAISSPTARTYSIMIVALAKSDLMEECFRLLADMRSSGCLPDVSTYIDMIEGMCLAGKVDAAYKILEEMSKTGFPPDILTYNCFLKVLCKLRKAEEALVLCERMIESGCEPSVHTYNMLITMFFEMCEPDRALSMWDEMDRRGCARVVDTYGIMIDGLFNCRRTDDACLLLEEVINHGMKLPYQKFDAILMRLSAIGNLHAIHRLSEHMRRFYNVAMARRFAISQKKKSMRLRRR, from the exons ATGTGCCGCCATACATTTGTTTCGGTTCTGGGCAGATCCTTGAACTTCCGTCGGAATTTGGGTGCATCACCAAACTCATCGATCGGGATCTCTTCTGCCCGGAATTTCTTGGCCTTTTGTCTCTTGAATTTATCGCCACGGATTGTTTCTTCAAGTTTACATACAAAATCTGGCCTTGAAGAACCATCGGCG GGTCTCGACGCTTCAGGTGATGCGGATGCAGCAGGCGAGCACTTGGCCGCCGTTCCTGAGAAGGTGTATGCAGCCATCATGTCCTGCTCTGGTGCCGATCAGCTTCTGGAGAGCATTCTTGATTCGCTCGGCATACAGCCGACCACCGAGCTCGTGAATGATGTCATCCGAAGGCTTCGCTACGAGGAAAAATTAGCTTTCAGGTTCTTCACCTGGGCAGGCCATCAAGAAGGGTACAACCACGAGCCTCCCGTGTATGACGATATGATCGATATATTGTCCAGTACGAAATACAAGGCACGGCAGTTTGGGGTGGTTTGCGATATTCTGGATTGCATGAAGAGAAGGAACAAGAACACGGTGCCCATTGATGCTCTCCTAGCAATCTTGAGAACGTACACCGACAAGCATCTCACCCATCTCCGAAAATTCgcgaagaagaaaagaatacgGCAAAAGACCCCGCCAGAAGTAGATGCATTTAACTTGCTGCTGGATTCTCTCTGCAAGTGCAGCTTGGTCAGGGAGGCAGAACTTATGTTCCACCGGGTGAAGAATAAGGTTGTCCCGAATGCGGAGACTTtcgatattttgttttatgggtGGTGCAGAATGAGAGACCCTAAAAAAGCAATGAAGGTGCTCGAGGAAATGATGCAGATGGGTCACGCCCCGGAGAATTTCACATACAATGCTGCAATCGAATCCTTCTGCGGTGCAGGGATGGTTTCAGAAGCCAGAGAGCTTTTCGAGTTCATGAGAACTAAAGGCTCCGCCATATCTTCACCAACTGCCAGGACTTATAGTATCATGATTGTGGCCCTGGCGAAGTCCGATCTGATGGAGGAGTGCTTTAGACTGCTAGCTGATATGAGAAGCAGCGGCTGCCTTCCTGATGTGTCGACGTATATAGACATGATTGAAGGGATGTGTTTGGCTGGAAAGGTCGATGCTGCCTATAAGATACTGGAAGAGATGAGCAAGACAGGTTTTCCACCTGATATCCTCACATATAACTGCTTTCTCAAGGTGCTTTGCAAACTTAGGAAGGCTGAAGAAGCTCTAGTGCTTTGCGAAAGAATGATAGAATCAGGTTGTGAGCCTAGCGTCCATACTTATAACATGTTGATTACAATGTTTTTTGAGATGTGCGAACCGGATAGGGCTCTTAGCATGTGGGATGAGATGGATCGAAGAGGATGTGCACGTGTCGTGGATACTTATGGTATAATGATTGACGGGTTGTTCAATTGCAGGAGAACAGATGATGCATGTTTACTTCTGGAAGAGGTAATAAACCACGGGATGAAATTACCATATCAGAAATTCGATGCCATTCTGATGCGGCTATCAGCAATTGGAAATCTTCATGCCATCCATCGTCTATCAGAGCATATGAGGAGGTTCTACAATGTTGCGATGGCCAGACGTTTTGCCATAagccagaagaagaagagcatgagATTGAGGAGAAGATAG